Proteins encoded together in one Camelina sativa cultivar DH55 chromosome 9, Cs, whole genome shotgun sequence window:
- the LOC104715023 gene encoding uncharacterized protein LOC104715023 → MHPTISFVPTDEVLVTCYLKPYLKGNKDSTITVPIHLVDIYKSNPENISEEFEKGNDKEWFFISERYKMGKDGKRMNRRDNTQIAINAGDSGSVKGDWLMHGYWLESSVDDINNNERVRGDHVLYKIYLTPQAAKKKKEDADFIELVEAGLDKIDNHIEKS, encoded by the exons ATGCATCCCACTATTTCGTTTGTACCAACCGATGAAGTGCTGGTCACTTGTTACTTGAAACCGTATTTGAAAGGCAACAAAGACTCAACTATCACTGTCCCTATTCACCTAGTGGACATATACAAGTCCAACCCTGAAAATATTTCAG AGGAATTTGAGAAGGGTAACGACAAGGAATGGTTCTTTATATCTGAGAGGTACAAGATGGGGAAAGATGGAAAAAGAATGAATCGTAGAGACAATACACAAATAGCGATTAACGCTGGAGATAGTGGAAG CGTCAAAGGGGATTGGTTAATGCATGGATACTGGCTTGAATCCTCTGTTGATGATATTAACAATAACGAGAGGGTTAGA GGCGATCATGTTCTGTACAAGATCTATCTGACTCCACAAgcagcaaagaagaagaaagaagatgcagATTTTATTGAACTTGTGGAAGCAGGATTAGATAAGATAGATAATCATATTGAAAAGAGTTGA
- the LOC104710516 gene encoding actin-related protein 2-like yields MDNKNVVVCDNGTGYVKCGFAGENFPTSVFPCVVGRPLLRYEESLMEQQVKDIVVGETCAELRHQLDINYPVHNGIVQNWDDMEHVWNHAFYNELKINPSDCKILLTDPPLNPSKNREKMIETMFEKYNFAGVFIQIQAVLTLYAQGLLTGLVIDSGDGVTHVVPVVDGYSFPHLTKRMNVAGRHITSYLVDLLSRRGYAMNKTADFETVREIKEKLCYISYDYKRESQLGLETTILVKNYTLPDGRVIKVGTERFQAPEALFTPELIDVEGDGMADMVFRCIQEMDIDNRMMLYQHIVLSGGSTMYPGLPSRLEKEIQDRYLDTVLKGNKDGLKKLRLRIEDPPRRKHMVYLGGAVLAGIMKDAPEFWINREDYMEEGINCLNKMGQA; encoded by the exons ATGGACAACAAAAACGTCGTCGTCTGCGACAACGGCACCGGC TATGTAAAATGTGGATTTGCTGGAGAGAACTTCCCAACTTCTGTTTTCCCCTGTGTTGTGGGAAGGCCTTTGCTTCGGTATGAAGAATCACTCATGGAGCAGCAAGTCAag GATATAGTTGTTGGGGAGACTTGCGCTGAGCTTCGGCATCAGTTGGATATAAATTATCCTGTCCACAATGGTATTGTGCAGAATTGGGATGATATGGAACATGTTTGGAATCACGCTTTCTATAACGAGTTGAAA ATCAATCCATCAGATTGTAAGATATTGCTTACGGATCCACCTCTTAATCCCTCAAAGAATCGTGAAAAAATG ATTGAGACAATGTTTGAGAAATACAATTTCGCTGGCGTTTTCATTCAAATCCAAGCCGTTTTAACTCTGTATGCTCAAG GTTTGCTAACTGGTTTGGTTATTGATTCTGGTGATGGTGTTACTCATGTG GTTCCGGTGGTTGATGGCTACTCATTCCCTCATCTTACCAAAAGAATGAATGTCGCTGGCAGACACATAACATCATATCTCGTTGATCTACTCTCTCGACGAGG ATATGCGATGAATAAGACAGCTGACTTTGAGACAGTTagagaaattaaagagaagCTCTGCTATATAAG CTATGATTACAAGAGAGAGTCTCAACTCGGGCTTGAGACAACCATCCTTGTTAAGAACTATACT CTTCCAGATGGGAGGGTCATCAAGGTTGGCACAGAAAGATTCCAAGCACCTGAAGCGCTTTTTACACCG GAACTCATCGATGTTGAAGGTGATGGAATGGCAGACATGGTGTTCCGCTGTATTCAAGAAATGGATATTGATAACCGCATGATG CTCTACCAACACATAGTTTTAAGCGGAGGAAGCACCATGTACCCTGGATTACCTAGCCG tcttGAGAAAGAAATCCAGGATAGGTATCTCGATACAGTTCTTAAAGGAAACAAAGATGGCTTGAAG AAACTCAGATTGCGAATCGAAGATCCACCGAGAAGGAAACACATGGTATACCTCGGAGGTGCTGTTCTTGCAGGAATCATGAAG GACGCACCAGAGTTCTGGATCAATAGAGAGGACTATATGGAAGAAGGGATCAATTGTTTAAACAAGATGGGGCAAgcttaa
- the LOC104710511 gene encoding uncharacterized protein LOC104710511: MKRGGTRRKRLFGKTTILLSSVVFFIGFGLLLLTLRSVDPNSSFIDDDDDDAGLESEEASRWSNSSSIGDSKVDGGRLCATVEEMGREFDGGFVDQSLRVRDVIRRHFHINGASAIRELPPEQFCRHGYVLGKTAEAGFGNEMYKILTSAALSIMLNRSLIIGQTRGKYPFGDYIAYSNDTLTMTEVKHLWRQNGCVKKYRRRLVMRLDDFEKPAKSNVLCSNWKKWEEPIIWFQGTTDAVAAQFFLKNVHPEMRAAAFELFGEQGNSAPPANVFGELMMSLISPTKDVKEAVDWVLQETGDPDISVHMRMLMSKSVRPLRAAINCLGKAINKLGISKPRVVIVSDTPSVVKTIKTNISTIAEVLHFDYKLFRGDISQRGRGLPMLDFRIKDWGPAPRWVAFVDFFLACRAKQAVISGANRRVGTTYAQLVAALAAANSLKDGSSNSSFAFLSSFQSNLLTDGLKNQVGWGHVWNRYAGPLSCPKQPNQCAFTPLAPPGWWDGLWQSPIPRDTRRLATFGIELSGFGTVNEDRFHAYCSTKKEYLSTVTII, translated from the exons ATGAAACGCGGTGGAACCAGACGGAAGCGATTGTTCGGGAAGACGACGATTCTTTTATCATCTGTGGTTTTCTTTAtcggttttggtttgttgttgctCACGCTCCGCTCCGTGGATCCTAATTCGTCTTTCAtcgatgacgacgacgacgacgccGGTTTGGAATCCGAGGAGGCTTCGAGGTGGAGCAATTCGTCGTCGATTGGAGATTCTAAGGTCGATGGAGGTAGGCTCTGCGCAACGGTAGAAGAGATGGGACGTGAGTTTGATGGTGGTTTCGTGGATCAAAGTCTCAGAGTTCGTGATGTCATCCGTCGCCATTTCCACATCAATG GAGCTTCAGCGATTCGTGAGCTGCCTCCAGAACAATTTTGTCGACATGGTTATGTTCTGGGGAAGACAGCAGAAGCTGGATTTGGAAACGAAATGTACAAGATCTTAACTTCAGCAGCATTGAGCATAATGTTGAACAGATCCTTGATCATTGGCCAGACCAG GGGGAAATATCCTTTTGGTGATTACATTGCTTACTCCAATGATACACTTACCATGACTGAAGTGAAGCATCTGTGGCGCCAGAATGGCTGCGTGAAGAAATACAGAAGGCGGCTTGTAATGAGGTTGGATGATTTCGAGAAGCCGGCCAAGAGTAATGTCTTATGCAGTAATTGGAAGAAATGGGAAGAACCGATAATATG GTTTCAAGGCACTACAGACGCTGTGGCAGCTCAGTTTTTCCTCAAAAATGTGCATCCCGAGATGAGAGCTGCTGCATTTGAGTTATTTGGAGAGCAAGGAAACTCGGCGCCACCTGCAAATGTGTTTGGAGAGTTGATGATGAGTCTCATATCTCCCACGAAAGATGTGAAAGAAGCAGTTGACTGGGTTCTTCAGGAGACTGGAGATCCTGATATTTCAGTGCACATGCGGATGTTGATGAGCAA ATCTGTTAGACCTCTGCGTGCAGCGATAAACTGTCTAGGGAAAGCAATTAACAAACTTGGCATATCGAAACCGAGAGTGGTTATAGTGTCTGACACACCATCTGTAGTGAAAACtatcaaaacaaatatcagCACAATTGCGGAG GTTCTACATTTTGACTATAAGCTTTTCCGAGGTGATATCTCCCAACGTGGCCGCGGATTACCAATGTTAGATTTCAGAATAAAGGATTGGGGTCCTGCACCGAGATGGGTTGCATTTGTAGATTTCTTCCTCGCGTGCCGTGCAAAACAGGCAGTAATCTCCGGTGCTAACAGGCGAGTCGGGACCACGTATGCTCAGCTGGTTGCTGCATTAGCCGCTGCAAATAGTCTCA AGGATGGTTCGAGCAACTCGAGCTTTGCATTCCTGAGCAGCTTCCAGAGCAATCTGTTGACAGACGGTCTGAAAAACCAGGTGGGATGGGGACATGTCTGGAACCGATACGCTGGACCATTGAGCTGTCCAAAACAGCCAAACCAATGCGCCTTCACGCCACTCGCACCTCCCGGTTGGTGGGACGGTTTATGGCAATCTCCCATCCCACGAGACACTCGAAGGCTTGCTACTTTCGGCATTGAGCTTTCTGGGTTTGGTACGGTTAATGAAGACCGGTTCCACGCCTATTGTAGCACCAAGAAAGAGTACTTAAGCACTGTAACAATCATTTAG
- the LOC104710515 gene encoding uncharacterized protein LOC104710515, with the protein MKKESLIIFSFILLQILLVNSLSPKHSSPKPKPAAEITIMGFVYCDVCSNNSFSKHSYFMSGVEVRVVCRFKAASSTTSETVTFSANRTTNEFGLYKVAITSLDCVDVDSLASSCQASLVGRKSLSDSSCNIPGYRTTTDQVVFKSKRSNSCVYGFNALNFRPLKRNIDLCGKK; encoded by the exons atgaagaaggaatcaCTGATAATCTTTTCCTTTATTCTTCTGCAAATTCTGCTCGTAAACTCTTTGTCACCAAAACATTcatcaccaaaaccaaaaccagctGCAGAAATCACTATTATGGGTTTTGTTTACTGCGATGTCTGCTCCAACAACAGTTTCTCCAAACACAGTTACTTCATGTCCG GTGTGGAAGTGAGAGTTGTCTGCAGATTCAAAGCAGCTTCGTCAACAACAAGTGAAACTGTAACATTCTCTGCAAACAGAACCACCAACGAATTCGGACTGTACAAGGTAGCCATAACTTCTCTAGACTGTGTAGACGTAGACAGTCTCGCAAGTTCTTGTCAAGCGAGTTTGGTCGGAAGAAAAAGCTTATCGGATTCTTCTTGCAACATTCCTGGTTATAGAACCACGACGGATCAGGTTGTGTTTAAGTCTAAACGGTCTAATTCCTGTGTTTATGGATTCAATGCTTTGAATTTCAGACCACTCAAGAGGAATATTGACTTGTGTGGCAAGAAATAG
- the LOC104715022 gene encoding endonuclease V-like — translation MLKKSVKHSIMVDGNGILHPREFGLACHLGVLSHLPTIGVGKNLHHVDGLNQSEVRLQLKENEYEQVITLVGNSGFTWGVVRFRPTLSSLKPIYISVGHRISLDSAVEIVKMTCNYRVPEPIRQADMRSRAYLQKHQTEPFKSTCTATTGSD, via the exons ATGCTAAAAAAATCAGTGAAGCACTCAATTATGGTGGATGGAAATGGAATACTTCATCCACGAG AATTTGGTTTGGCGTGTCATTTAGGTGTTCTTTCTCACCTCCCTACCATTGGGGTCGGAAAGAAC CTGCATCATGTGGATGGTCTGAATCAATCTGAGGTGAGACTTCAGCTCAAAGAAAACGAGTATGAGCAAGTTATCACTTTGGTAGGGAACTCTGGATTTACTTGGGGAGTAGTAA GATTCCGTCCAACTCTGAGTTCTCTGAAGCCCATATACATTTCGGTTGGCCATCGCATATCACTCGACTCTGCTGTTGAAATTGTCAAGATGACCTGCAACTACCGTGTTCCCGAACCTATTAGACAG GCAGATATGAGATCAAGAGCATATCTCCAGAAGCATCAAACTGAGCCTTTTAAAAGTACCTGTACTGCGACGACCGGATCAG ACTGA
- the LOC104710514 gene encoding membrane-anchored ubiquitin-fold protein 4, whose amino-acid sequence MPEEDLVELKFRLYDGSDVGPFQYSPTATVSMLKERIVSEWPKDKKIVPKSASDIKLINAGKILENGKTVAQCKAPFDDLPKSVITMHVVVQPSPTKARPEKKIEEEAPQRSFCSCTIM is encoded by the exons ATGCCGGAGGAAGATTTGGTTGAACTTAAATTCCGGTTATATGACGGTTCAGATGTTGGCCCCTTTCAGTACTCTCCAACTGCTACAGTCTCAATGCTCAAGGAGAGAATTGTCTCCGAGTGGCCTAAAG ACAAGAAGATTGTGCCAAAATCAGCTAGTGACATCAAGTTGATAAATGCTGGTAAGATTTTGGAGAATGGTAAAACTGTTGCACAGTGTAAAGCTCCATTTGATGATCTCCCTAAATCCGTCATTACAATGCATGTTGTTGTGCAACCATCTCCAACAAAAGCAAGACCAG AGAAAAAAATCGAAGAGGAAGCCCCACAAAGAAGCTTTTGCTCATGTACCATAATGTGA